A genomic segment from Anaerobranca californiensis DSM 14826 encodes:
- the groL gene encoding chaperonin GroEL (60 kDa chaperone family; promotes refolding of misfolded polypeptides especially under stressful conditions; forms two stacked rings of heptamers to form a barrel-shaped 14mer; ends can be capped by GroES; misfolded proteins enter the barrel where they are refolded when GroES binds): MAKVIKFTEDARRSLERGVNKLTDTVKVTLGPKGRNVVLDKKFGSPLITNDGVTIAKEIELEDPFENMGAQLVKEVATKTNDVAGDGTTTATVLAQAIIREGIKNVTAGANPMILKKGIEKAVESVVAEIKNIAKPIESKEAIAQVAAISAADEKIGELIAEAMEKVGKDGVITVEESKGFTTNLNVVEGMQFDRGYISPYMVTDTEKMEAVLDDPFILITDKKITSIQDILPILEKIVQQGKQLLLIAEDVEGEALATLVVNKLRGTFTCVAVKAPGFGDRRKAMLEDIAILTGGQVISEEVGLDLKNADVSMLGRARQVKVTKENTIIVDGAGDQDEIKKRIAQIKVQIEETTSEFDKEKLQERLAKLAGGVAVIEVGAATETELKEKKLRIEDALAATRAAVEEGIVAGGGTAFINALHVLDKIQLTGDEATGLQIVKRALEEPLRQIAENAGFEGSVVVERVKKEPVGVGFNALTGQYEDMISAGIVDPAKVTRSALQNAASISAMFLTTEAVVAEKPEEKNEPQMPGGMPMM; encoded by the coding sequence ATGGCAAAAGTAATTAAGTTCACTGAAGATGCCCGCCGTTCATTGGAAAGAGGAGTTAATAAATTAACTGATACTGTAAAAGTTACATTAGGTCCTAAAGGAAGAAATGTAGTTTTAGATAAAAAATTCGGTTCTCCATTAATTACTAACGATGGTGTAACAATCGCAAAAGAAATTGAATTAGAAGATCCCTTTGAAAATATGGGTGCTCAATTAGTTAAAGAAGTAGCTACTAAAACTAACGATGTCGCTGGTGATGGTACAACTACAGCAACAGTACTAGCTCAAGCAATTATTAGAGAAGGTATTAAAAATGTAACTGCTGGAGCTAATCCAATGATCCTTAAAAAGGGTATTGAAAAAGCAGTGGAAAGTGTTGTTGCTGAAATTAAAAACATTGCTAAACCAATTGAAAGTAAAGAGGCTATTGCTCAAGTTGCTGCCATTTCAGCTGCCGATGAAAAAATCGGTGAATTAATTGCTGAAGCTATGGAGAAGGTTGGTAAAGATGGTGTTATCACCGTTGAAGAATCTAAAGGATTTACCACTAACTTAAATGTTGTTGAAGGTATGCAATTTGATAGGGGCTACATATCTCCCTACATGGTAACAGATACTGAAAAAATGGAAGCTGTTTTAGATGATCCCTTTATTCTAATTACTGATAAAAAGATTACAAGTATCCAAGATATTTTGCCAATCCTTGAAAAAATCGTTCAACAAGGTAAACAATTATTGTTAATTGCTGAAGATGTTGAAGGAGAAGCTTTAGCTACTTTAGTTGTCAACAAATTAAGGGGTACATTCACTTGTGTTGCCGTTAAAGCTCCTGGTTTTGGAGACAGAAGAAAAGCTATGTTAGAAGATATCGCTATTTTAACTGGCGGTCAAGTAATTTCTGAAGAAGTTGGTTTAGATCTTAAAAATGCCGATGTTTCCATGTTAGGTAGAGCCCGTCAAGTTAAGGTTACTAAAGAAAATACCATTATCGTTGACGGTGCCGGCGATCAAGATGAAATCAAGAAAAGAATTGCTCAAATTAAAGTTCAAATTGAAGAAACTACCTCTGAATTTGATAAAGAAAAACTACAAGAGCGCTTAGCTAAACTAGCTGGTGGAGTAGCTGTAATTGAAGTTGGTGCTGCCACTGAAACTGAGTTAAAAGAAAAGAAATTACGTATTGAAGATGCTTTAGCTGCTACCCGTGCTGCCGTTGAAGAAGGTATTGTAGCTGGTGGTGGTACTGCATTTATCAATGCTCTCCATGTACTAGATAAAATTCAATTAACTGGAGATGAAGCTACTGGTTTACAGATTGTTAAACGGGCTTTAGAAGAGCCTTTAAGACAAATTGCTGAAAATGCCGGTTTTGAAGGTTCTGTAGTAGTAGAAAGGGTTAAGAAAGAGCCAGTAGGTGTTGGTTTCAACGCTTTAACTGGACAATATGAAGATATGATCTCAGCTGGTATTGTTGACCCAGCTAAAGTAACCCGCTCTGCTCTACAAAATGCTGCAAGTATTTCTGCAATGTTCTTAACAACTGAAGCAGTAGTTGCAGAAAAACCTGAAGAAAAAAATGAACCTCAAATGCCTGGCGGAATGCCAATGATGTAA
- the groES gene encoding co-chaperone GroES, whose product MNIRPLGDRVVIKVLESEQKTASGIVIPDKAKERPQEGEVIAVGSGKILDNGTKVELEVKVGDRVIFSKYAGTEVKIDNEEHLILSERDILAVINK is encoded by the coding sequence ATGAACATTAGGCCATTAGGTGACAGAGTTGTTATCAAAGTTTTAGAATCTGAACAAAAAACTGCCAGTGGGATTGTTATCCCAGATAAAGCTAAAGAAAGACCTCAAGAAGGAGAAGTAATTGCAGTAGGAAGTGGAAAAATATTAGATAACGGAACAAAAGTTGAACTAGAAGTTAAAGTAGGGGACAGAGTAATCTTCTCTAAATATGCAGGAACTGAAGTAAAAATTGATAATGAAGAACACTTAATTTTAAGTGAAAGAGATATTCTTGCAGTAATTAATAAATAA
- a CDS encoding molybdopterin biosynthesis protein: MMIYLNNTPLDEVLGGFLKELGDYRFNSIETISVIDGLDRVLAENIFAKRSVPHYHSSAMDGYQVRAEDTKTANIDNPIFLSMEKIKYCDTGEPIEPQFDSVIKIEDVHKRDNGIEIIGGATKWQNIRPIGEDITAHDLLFTTGRKLQPMDIAALIASGIYQIKVFKKPKVAIIPTGDEIIPWNKEPMIGEIPDSNSQLFANMVKKWGGEPTVYPITPDNFDLLEKVVKNAWEENDLILVNAGSSAGSEDYTSKVINHLGKVYYHGVAIKPGKPAIFGKIGKKPVIGVPGYPVSAFVVMEELVKKVFLYLKGEKVPERKKVEGKLTKPVNSDLKFQEYVRVKVGKIGKEYVITPLARGAALMSTVTQGDGFLIIPQNSEGYRAGEMVQVELFTEKDFDNTFVSIGSHDLALDILATHLAPKFNLSSAHVGSLGGIMAVKKGETHFAGIHLLDPQTGQYNISYVKKYLKGTGAVLIHLAKRTQGLMVAKGNPLNIKSIKDLKGRTIANRQKGAGTRVLLDYLMEKENIKPEEVEGYTREFFTHLAVAQEVKSGRADAAMGIYAATKGMDLHFVPLYQESYDLIVSPEFYYSPNFKSILEVLSSEKFRREVEELGGYNLDKSGEIIFVEGEKN, encoded by the coding sequence ATGATGATTTATTTAAATAACACTCCTTTAGATGAAGTATTAGGAGGATTTTTAAAGGAATTAGGTGATTACAGATTTAATTCTATAGAAACTATTTCAGTTATTGATGGTTTAGATAGGGTATTGGCAGAAAATATTTTTGCTAAAAGGTCTGTTCCCCATTACCACAGTTCTGCCATGGATGGTTATCAAGTGAGGGCTGAAGATACAAAAACGGCCAATATCGACAATCCAATTTTTTTGTCAATGGAAAAAATTAAATATTGTGATACAGGAGAACCTATCGAACCACAATTTGATAGTGTAATTAAAATTGAAGATGTACATAAAAGGGATAATGGTATTGAAATAATCGGTGGAGCTACTAAATGGCAGAATATAAGGCCTATTGGAGAAGATATAACTGCCCATGATCTCCTTTTTACAACAGGTAGGAAATTACAACCTATGGATATTGCTGCACTAATTGCCAGTGGAATTTATCAAATTAAAGTTTTTAAAAAACCTAAAGTCGCCATCATTCCTACCGGTGATGAAATAATCCCTTGGAACAAAGAGCCAATGATAGGGGAAATACCCGATAGTAATTCCCAACTATTTGCCAATATGGTCAAAAAGTGGGGTGGCGAACCTACTGTATATCCCATCACTCCCGATAATTTTGACCTGTTAGAAAAGGTAGTGAAGAACGCTTGGGAAGAAAATGATTTAATTTTAGTCAATGCCGGTTCATCGGCGGGTAGTGAAGATTACACATCTAAAGTGATTAACCATTTAGGAAAGGTTTATTATCACGGTGTCGCAATAAAACCTGGGAAGCCGGCAATCTTTGGGAAAATTGGGAAAAAACCAGTTATCGGTGTCCCCGGCTATCCTGTATCTGCCTTTGTCGTTATGGAGGAATTAGTAAAAAAAGTCTTCCTCTATTTAAAGGGAGAAAAAGTTCCTGAAAGGAAAAAGGTAGAAGGTAAACTGACAAAGCCAGTTAACTCTGACCTCAAATTTCAAGAATATGTTAGGGTCAAAGTAGGGAAAATTGGCAAAGAGTATGTGATAACACCTTTAGCTAGGGGAGCAGCACTAATGTCTACTGTAACTCAAGGGGATGGTTTTTTAATTATCCCTCAAAATTCTGAAGGTTATCGGGCCGGGGAAATGGTACAGGTTGAGTTATTTACAGAAAAGGATTTTGATAATACCTTTGTATCCATAGGAAGCCATGATTTAGCCTTAGATATTTTAGCGACCCATTTAGCACCGAAATTTAATTTAAGTTCTGCCCACGTTGGTAGTTTAGGGGGGATTATGGCCGTTAAAAAAGGTGAAACCCATTTTGCAGGAATTCATCTATTAGATCCCCAAACTGGTCAATACAACATTTCTTATGTGAAAAAATATTTAAAGGGTACCGGTGCTGTACTAATCCATTTGGCGAAAAGGACCCAAGGTTTAATGGTAGCAAAAGGGAATCCTTTAAATATTAAATCTATAAAGGATTTAAAGGGGAGAACAATAGCAAACCGGCAAAAGGGTGCTGGAACGAGGGTGTTATTAGATTATCTCATGGAAAAAGAAAATATCAAACCTGAAGAAGTTGAAGGATATACCAGGGAGTTCTTTACCCATTTAGCAGTAGCCCAAGAAGTGAAAAGTGGCAGGGCTGATGCAGCTATGGGGATATATGCCGCGACAAAGGGGATGGACCTCCATTTTGTACCCCTTTATCAAGAAAGTTATGATTTGATAGTGAGCCCAGAGTTTTATTATTCCCCTAATTTTAAATCTATTTTAGAAGTTTTAAGTTCTGAAAAGTTTAGAAGGGAAGTTGAAGAATTAGGTGGGTATAATTTGGATAAAAGTGGAGAAATTATCTTTGTGGAAGGAGAAAAAAATTAA